Within Bacteroidota bacterium, the genomic segment AAAGCGAAAGTTTGAACCAAAATTATTACTCATATCATCATATTGAACCAAAGCCTTCATACTAATTTTTGAATTAAGCTGGAAGTTTAAATTCAGGGTTACTAAGTGCGTTTCAAAAAGCGCTTCTTGATTCAGGATATGGAAATCATTAGCAAACCGGATATGATTATAATCATAAGAAGTTTCAAACTGAAAATATTTGTTTAAATTGAATTTTCCGCCAATCCAAATATTGTTCATGTGGCCCCCATAATAATCCCCCTTCTTTGCATAAGATTCTAATTTATATCTTTTTGTTGCCGGTGAAGACATATAAACAGATGAAAACCACATAGGATAATTACCAGCCGGAACTATAATATCTGAATTCATGTTCCAGGAAAAATTAAAAGTATCCTGGTAAAATTCAAATGGGGTTAATTTTATCATGGATCCATTTTTAAAATGCAGTAATGGTGAAACATTAATATTGGAAATTTCGCTTGCTCCCGTAGAAGAATTTCGGGCATTCATTAACACACTTTCCAATTTATAACCGGCAATATGTTTGCTGTTCTCGGTTACCCATGAATAGCTGTTTCCACTTCTAAACTGTGTTAAATTATTAAAGCGCATAAAACCCATGGCCGGATCAAAATCTTCTCCAAGATATTTAGCATCTAAAATATGGCTAAATCCTCTGTTTGATTGCTTTACAAGTTTAAATTGAGCAGCCATATTATTTCTGGTAAAAGAAGTTTCTTCTCGACTATTGAAAGTTCCTGAAAAAGCGCCACTGGTAAACCATTTCCTGTTTATCCTGTGCAGGTAATCAACTCCGGCTACCTGATTTGAAACACTCAAATCGCTTATACTAATTCGGTTTGTTAAAATTCCTCCTACATACGAACCATTATTATACAACTCCTTTTTTACCCTAAGTACAGAAAAATTCTCTGAAGGTAAGCCCTCCTCTTCCATTGCCATAGTTTGCATATTTAATGCCCCAACTTGAAAACCTTTGTGCTGTCCTGTGAGCCTTACTCCTCCCAATACTGGGACTATTAAACCCTGGCTTCTTCCGATATTCCTAGAAAAAAACAACCGGGTTGGACCCATATTAAAATTGAAATAATCTTCTGATTCCAGGAAGAAGGCTCTTTTTTCTGGAAGAAATACATTAAAGCGGGTAGTGTTTATAATTCTGTCGTCTACTTCAGCTTGAGCAAAATCGGTATTAACAGAAACATCAAGAGTTAAATTTTTACTCAGTCCCATTTTAAGATCTGCTCCAATATTACTTAAGATTTTATCTGTTACTGATTTTTCAAAATAATTTTTCCTGGATATGGCTGAATAGTTGGACTCATATTGAGACCCTGTGCTGTTAAGTATTTTATTCTTCTGAATATCTGAAACAATATATGGAGTAAAATATACCGGCTTTTTACAGGTGAGATTTTCAAAAATAATATCCAAGGCAAGATCAAGACGAAAGTGTGGATCAGCAATGTTCTCATCAAAAGGGGGAGCTATTATTTCTTCATTTAGTCTTCTTATGGTTCTTAATACTTTAAAACCCATTATTACTTCTTCTTTTTCAGTAAATCTTAAAGAAGAAAAAGGAATTTTAAATTCTGCTATCCAACCGTTTTCAGTTATTTTAACAGCTACATTCCAAAAGGTATTAAAATCTTCATTTATTCCTTCGCCATTTTGAGAAATTTCAATATCCTGTCTTACTCCCAGTGGATTTGTGGCAAATGCAATTCCATTGAGATTATCATTGTAACTGTCTATGATTACTACAACATTGTCATCGTCTTCAACATCACTGTCACGC encodes:
- a CDS encoding carbohydrate binding family 9 domain-containing protein; this encodes MILYYTSIARKTFVLLFALLFFTNQNIYAQEQIRPLRITEEIEADGILNEPTWNKAPVISEFMMISPVPGGKPSFNTEVKLLYNDTYLFVGIKLFDPEPKKMIATAMERDSDVEDDDNVVVIIDSYNDNLNGIAFATNPLGVRQDIEISQNGEGINEDFNTFWNVAVKITENGWIAEFKIPFSSLRFTEKEEVIMGFKVLRTIRRLNEEIIAPPFDENIADPHFRLDLALDIIFENLTCKKPVYFTPYIVSDIQKNKILNSTGSQYESNYSAISRKNYFEKSVTDKILSNIGADLKMGLSKNLTLDVSVNTDFAQAEVDDRIINTTRFNVFLPEKRAFFLESEDYFNFNMGPTRLFFSRNIGRSQGLIVPVLGGVRLTGQHKGFQVGALNMQTMAMEEEGLPSENFSVLRVKKELYNNGSYVGGILTNRISISDLSVSNQVAGVDYLHRINRKWFTSGAFSGTFNSREETSFTRNNMAAQFKLVKQSNRGFSHILDAKYLGEDFDPAMGFMRFNNLTQFRSGNSYSWVTENSKHIAGYKLESVLMNARNSSTGASEISNINVSPLLHFKNGSMIKLTPFEFYQDTFNFSWNMNSDIIVPAGNYPMWFSSVYMSSPATKRYKLESYAKKGDYYGGHMNNIWIGGKFNLNKYFQFETSYDYNHIRFANDFHILNQEALFETHLVTLNLNFQLNSKISMKALVQYDDMSNNFGSNFRFRYNPREGTELFIVINHGVNTMRQPMQPLNQELPLIANQSVIVKFIRTMDFNRLR